In Streptococcus parapneumoniae, the genomic stretch TATACTCCTTTGATACATCCTCAAAAAATCGAAGAACAGACGCTGCAGGTTCGTTAATATCTTTCAAATACAAATCCAAAGAATCTACAGTCTTTCCCATTTCTTGAATCCGAACCACTTCTCGTGTATAGTTTACATTAAAAACAAAAAAAGTGGTACACAGAAGCAGGAGTAACATACAGAAATTACTGATTTTTTTCATAAAAGTGCCTCCACTACAGTTTTCCCCCTCCAAATAGGAGAGGGAAGAATTTTACTCAAATCCATAGAAATATTCCATTCCTGTTGGCGGAATCTTGGTGAGGGAAGCTCTAGCCCATGCCTCAGGTTTTGCATAATCCTTAGAGAATTTATTTCCATCTTTAACAGTTGCTGTATGATATCGAGTAGAATGTAAATAATCAGAATATCCAAAAGTTCCTGTCCAACCTACTCCATAGTTCCATTGACCACCCTCAACCCATACTGCTAAAGCATTTGTAGTAGCAAGTATACCACATACCATTAAAGATGCAACACCAATTTTAACTAATTTTCTCATGATTTATTTCTCCTATTATCGAGAGCTGTTCCGTAAAAACAGCTATAGTAATTTATCAACAAGTATCGTAGTCCATTGGACTCACCTTCCTTTCATTTTTACAACTAGCGCATTATATCGGCCATTTCCATGGGAAAACCGTAGCAATGCTGAATAAGAAAGCAAGAAGAACTAAAAAGCGAAAAACTTTTTTATTCATACTTTTTCCCTCCTATCTGTATTTTGTATCTATAGTATACCTCTTCTTTATTCTATTTTAAAATTAGTTAACTTTTTTCACACATTATTTTAGTTTTCTTTTTTACTATTCCTGTTATTATGATACAATATTTTTAATAGGATTTTATTATTTGTTAACTTTTTTCACGAAAAGGAGAAAATTATGCGTTATGATTTCGGAAAGGTCTATAAAGAAATACGCGAGTCAAAAGGATTGACCCAAGAAGAGGTCTGTGGAAATGTCATCTCAAGAACCAGCCTATCAAAGATTGAAAGCGGCAAGGTAACTCCCAAATATGAAAATATGGAGTTTCTTCTCCGGCAAATCAATATGAGTTTTGAAGAGTTTGACTATATCTGCCATCTCTATCAACCAAGCCAACGAACAGAAATCATGCAAACCTATCTCAATATGAGCTCAATTCTAGGGACTAGTGAACTCGAAAAACTATTTCAAAAATGCCAAAACTATCTCAAGACCCGCCACGACCTACCTATAGAAGAAATCAGGGATATGCTGGAAGTTGTTATTTATCTCCGTCAACATGGGACTGGGGAACTGTCAGATCAAGTGAAACAGACTATCAAAAATCTTTGGGAAAAAATTGAAAAACAAGATACATGGTATGAAAGCGACCTAAAAATCCTCAATACCATCCTTTTCAGCTTTCCCATCGAACACCTCCATCTCATCACTGGAAAAATATTGCAACGCCTAGAAGTCTATAAAAACTACCAACATTTATATGACTTACGAATGGCAATCCTACTCAATCTGTCCACCATTTACTTATACCATCAAGACAAAAACATGTGTCAACAAATCTGCTATACTTTACTAGAGGATGCCAAGAAAAAGAAGCACTACGATAGGCTTGCTATCTGCTATGCCCGTATCGGGATTTGTAGGGATGACGCTAGACTTATCCAAAAAGGTTTCTCACTTCTGGAGCTGACCGAGGAAACTTCTATGCTGTCTCATCTCAAAAAAGAAGTAGAGACCTATTATCAACGGAAGGAAAGAGAAAAGGGCTTAGAAAAAACTAACTTCTAAATAAAACCACACTGTAATTCCAATCTTGAATACAATCAAGTTGAAAGGAATACCCTGTGGTTTTTAAATTTTTGAAGTTTCATAGGTCAGTTTGTTGGATAACGTTATAAGAAAATTCAGGCTCATCAATAGAAATCTTAATCCCCCTACTACTATCTGTTTACCTCTAATATATTCTAATTTTCTTTAATCAGTGCAACCTCTTTTTATTTTTTACTAAATTTTAAGTAGGTGTAAATAAATCCTGCACTGATAGCCAGAGTTGTCCACCACTTAAAATCAATATGCAAAAGTGAAAAGATTAGAAAATTGATGATTAGCGAGGCTAAAATATAAATAATGATTAAAATTTTATTTTTCATAGGAATTGCCTTTCTGAATGGATTCTAGTATTTACAGCTTATCTGTAAAGTTTACAATAAGCCGCTAGGGCAATTGTCTATCAGAATGTCCTTTTATCTGTCAATAATCCTAGAAAATCTTGTCGTTTCAAGTCTGAGAAATGTTTGGTAGAAAGACTTCCTTTTTGAAGTCCATCATCTCTAACCTGCAAATAATAGCTATGTTGGCTTGTTTTAATTGTCAAAAAATCGCCAAATACAAAAAATTTTTTCCAGTTACGAATCTCAAATTCTTTCATCTCTGATTTTGGAATGCGGATAAGGCCTTGTCGCAAATCACGATGATGCTCACTTGTGAAAGTCATCCCATTCCCAATATTTCTTATCAGTAGTTCATCTGGAGTTACCATCACCAACGCTATTTTAGTTAAGAAAATTTCAACTGTTGGTGGTAAAATCGCCAAATCAAACCAAGGATGTAGGTAGCGATAGGCTAAGAAATAATGAGGCTCCTCACCCAATCCTAGTTGTTTATATAAGTCCTTGACCTCACTATCTAACCTCGCTTCAAAAGACACATCCGAATGCTCTTCTTCCTTCCTCTGATTAAAATAACGCATCCAGACTAGGAAACCTATAAAGACTAGGACAAATATTCCTGATAAAAGATATTTTAAATTGTAGTTCATCACTTAACCTCCTGATTAACTTTTCCGCCTAAAACAGAGGCCTATCTATTTTGAAAATAGTTCCATAACAACTTTAAATAAGACTGGTAGTATTGTATCAAACTAGAATTCTTTCTTTTCTAGCTACATCATAATTCTTTGCTGAATACAAAGTTAAGGGCACTGCATTTGTTAACGCTTACACAACTCCTGCTTTACCTATATTATAAATCAACATATATAACCTGTCAAGTAATAAAAAAAAGAGCCATTCAAAGCTCCTTCCCTATTTCTTAATACCAGCCATTGTTAAGCCAGAAGTTTTTAGCGGCTGTCCATGAACCGTAACGTCCTGCAACATAGGCATCTGCTACACGTTCTTGGTTTTCAGCTGAGTAGTCACCGTTCAAGTATGAATCTGTCAATTGGTAACGTCCGATATAACGTCCGTTTGTAGCTGTGTAGCTACCGCCTGATTCTTTTTGAGCGATCCATTCTTTGGCTTCTGCTTCAGATCCGCTTACAGTTGAAGCAACTGTTTCTTCTGCTACTGCTTCGCTTGCTACTGGAGTTTCTTCCACTACTTCTGTAGTTTCTGCTACTGGAGCTGAAACAGTTTCATCTTGAGCAGCTGGTGCTGCATAAGTCGTTGAAGCTGGTGCTACTGGAGCTGCTGGACCGTCGATAACCAACTCTTGACCAACATAAATCAAATGAATGTTGTCGATGTGGTTGTTTTCTGCCAATTTTTCAACTGTTGTGTTGTGAGTTTCAGCGATTTCTGAAAGTGTATCACCTTCTTTAACAGTGTAAGTTGATGATTCTTGAGCAGATACAAATGATGGAGCAAATACTGCAAACAAGGCAGCTACTCCTGCAAGAGTTGTTTTAATCTTTTTAGTTGTTGATTTCATATCTAAAAATTCTCCTTCTTTCTATAGTTCTATCATACCCTTTAAATATTACTGTTTCTTAACACTTTTATGTAGAAATATTACAAAATTATTTTTTATTTCCCTAAATAAGGTATTTTTTGTCATAAAAGATACTATTTTTATGCTATTTGAGGTATTAGAAAGGTTTTCATCCACAATTAAAGTCAAGACCTTTATTCTTTGATATAATAGAGATAAGAATTTTTATAAGGGGAAACTGATGAAATCACTTCGTTTTCAATCTGTCTTTGATATCATCGGACCAGTTATGATTGGCCCATCTAGTAGCCATACCGCTGGTGCTGTTCGTATTGGGAAGATTGTCTCTTCCATTTTTGATGATACTCCGACAGAAGTCGAATTCCAACTTTTTAACTCATTCGCTAAAACCTATCGTGGTCACGGGACAGACCTAGCTCTTGTTGCAGGTATTTTGGGCATGGATACAGATGATCCTGAAATCCCAAATAGTCTTGAAATTGCCCACAAGCGTGGTATCAAGATTGTCTGGACTATTCAAAAAGACAGTAATGCTCCTCATCCAAACACCACTAAAATTACCGTCAAGAATGCCCACAAGACCATCAGCGTAACTGGTATTTCTATCGGTGGAGGGAATATTCAGGTCACCGAACTCAATGGCTTTGCCGTCTCTCTCAATATGAATACACCGACTATCATCATCGTTCATCAAGATATTCCAGGTATGATTGCCCTCGTAACGGAGGCCCTTTCACGCTATGGTATCAATATCGCCCAGATGAATGTTACTCGTGAAAAAGCTGGTGAAAAAGCTATTATGATTATCGAAGTTGACAGTCGCAACTGTGATGAGGCCATCGAAGAAATTCGAAAAATCCCTCATCTCCACAATGTCAATTTCTTTAAATAGGAGGAAGCATGTTTTATTCTATCAAAGAATTGGTCGAGCAAGCAGATCTGGACTTTCAAGGAAATGTCGCAGAACTCATGATTACAACAGAGTTTGAATTGACCGGTCGCGAACGTGAAGAAGTCTTCCTTCTCATGGAACGCAATCTGGAAGTCATGAAAGCCTCTGTCCAACTCGGCCTCAATGAAAATAAATCTCGTAGTGGTCTGACAGGTGGAGATGCTGCCAAACTGGATCACTACATCAAAAACGGAAAAACTTTATCAGATTACACGATTCTCTCTGCTGCCCGAAATGCCATCGCAGTCAATGAACACAATGCCAAAATGGGCTTGGTTTGTGCCACTCCGACCGCCGGAAGTGCTGGCTGTCTCCCTTCCGTTCTCACTGCTGCTATTGAAAAATTAGACCTCAGCCATGAGCAACAACTGGATTTTCTCTTTGCTGCTGGTGCCTTTGGACTAGTCATCGCAAACAATGCCTCTATCTCAGGTGCTGAAGGTGGTTGTCAGGCCGAGGTTGGTTCGGCCTCTGCTATGAGTGCTGCAGCCTTGACTCTAGCTGCCGGTGGAACACCTTATCAGGCCAGTCAGGCCATTGCCTTTGTCATTAAAAATATGCTAGGTCTCATCTGTGACCCTGTTGCCGGCTTGGTTGAAGTTCCCTGTGTTAAACGTAATGCCATGGGAGCTAGCTTTGCCTTTATCGCAGCAGACATGGCTTTGGCAGGTATCGAATCTAAAATCCCTGTGGATGAAGTTATCGATGCCATGTACCAAGTAGGAGCAAGCATGCCAACTGCCTTTCGTGAAACAGCTGAAGGTGGACTCGCTGCCACCCCTACTGGTCGTCGCCTTCAAAAAGAAATTTTCGGAGAATAAGCTTATCAAATAGGAGAAACCATGACCTCTATCACAGCGATTTTTTTCGATCTGGATGGAA encodes the following:
- the sdaAB gene encoding L-serine ammonia-lyase, iron-sulfur-dependent subunit beta, which translates into the protein MKSLRFQSVFDIIGPVMIGPSSSHTAGAVRIGKIVSSIFDDTPTEVEFQLFNSFAKTYRGHGTDLALVAGILGMDTDDPEIPNSLEIAHKRGIKIVWTIQKDSNAPHPNTTKITVKNAHKTISVTGISIGGGNIQVTELNGFAVSLNMNTPTIIIVHQDIPGMIALVTEALSRYGINIAQMNVTREKAGEKAIMIIEVDSRNCDEAIEEIRKIPHLHNVNFFK
- a CDS encoding lactococcin 972 family bacteriocin gives rise to the protein MRKLVKIGVASLMVCGILATTNALAVWVEGGQWNYGVGWTGTFGYSDYLHSTRYHTATVKDGNKFSKDYAKPEAWARASLTKIPPTGMEYFYGFE
- a CDS encoding helix-turn-helix domain-containing protein codes for the protein MRYDFGKVYKEIRESKGLTQEEVCGNVISRTSLSKIESGKVTPKYENMEFLLRQINMSFEEFDYICHLYQPSQRTEIMQTYLNMSSILGTSELEKLFQKCQNYLKTRHDLPIEEIRDMLEVVIYLRQHGTGELSDQVKQTIKNLWEKIEKQDTWYESDLKILNTILFSFPIEHLHLITGKILQRLEVYKNYQHLYDLRMAILLNLSTIYLYHQDKNMCQQICYTLLEDAKKKKHYDRLAICYARIGICRDDARLIQKGFSLLELTEETSMLSHLKKEVETYYQRKEREKGLEKTNF
- the sdaAA gene encoding L-serine ammonia-lyase, iron-sulfur-dependent, subunit alpha, with the protein product MFYSIKELVEQADLDFQGNVAELMITTEFELTGREREEVFLLMERNLEVMKASVQLGLNENKSRSGLTGGDAAKLDHYIKNGKTLSDYTILSAARNAIAVNEHNAKMGLVCATPTAGSAGCLPSVLTAAIEKLDLSHEQQLDFLFAAGAFGLVIANNASISGAEGGCQAEVGSASAMSAAALTLAAGGTPYQASQAIAFVIKNMLGLICDPVAGLVEVPCVKRNAMGASFAFIAADMALAGIESKIPVDEVIDAMYQVGASMPTAFRETAEGGLAATPTGRRLQKEIFGE
- a CDS encoding LysM peptidoglycan-binding domain-containing protein, translated to MKSTTKKIKTTLAGVAALFAVFAPSFVSAQESSTYTVKEGDTLSEIAETHNTTVEKLAENNHIDNIHLIYVGQELVIDGPAAPVAPASTTYAAPAAQDETVSAPVAETTEVVEETPVASEAVAEETVASTVSGSEAEAKEWIAQKESGGSYTATNGRYIGRYQLTDSYLNGDYSAENQERVADAYVAGRYGSWTAAKNFWLNNGWY